The genomic stretch GCAGTCAGCAGCCCCACGGCCCCAGACGTATTTGCCATCATAGGCACCGCTCCTACAAAATGTTAGCAATTGGATTGATGTTTTCCCTTGACCAAGCCTACCAGGGCGGGTGGGTCCATGATCCGATCGTCTCTGGTGGCACGGGTACGGTATCCTGATGGGCCATCAAAAGCGTGGGTTTCAGGCTATCGTCACTGCCCTTCCATGTGTACAGCAGACCATGAGTGTTGACCTTTTCAACCTGCAGTTTCTCGTGGATCAATGGGAAGGTCAAGGCCAGATAGCCATGAAACTTGAAGAACACTTCCCATCTTGGATCCCGACCAACTTCACCCATGTCATCGAAAGATTCTGTCTTTATCTGGACAGCGCGGGAAAGACGGTCAACGCTGGCGTTCCTGAACGCGTCGCCCTCGATGATGTCAACGAGCTTGTCGAGGTCTTCGTTTTTGGCAGGGAAGTGCGGTTCTGGTTGGGTGCATTGATCCTTGAAATCGGGCTCGCGGAGGAAAACAAATAGGAGTGGGCGGTCCACCAGAATTGAGAGACCGCACAAGGCCAGGACGAAACCCCAGAGAATATACCAACACGAAGTCTCCCTGGTGGCGATGCGCATTCTATTTTGGCGCGCgtgtgttggagggggagacaGATGCTGTCTGTCGGCCATGGCTTCGCGCGTCTTCGCAGACGCTGTCTCCAGCTTTTCGTACATGTTGTCTGCCAtttttgttgctgatgacggcgatggcgatgaaTGGATGGAGGAGAATTACGATGATGTGTGGCGGGTGAGATGACGCTTGAGACGCTGTGGGGCCCCTGAATCGCCGCTGAGCGGGGATAGTGAATCAATTGCCGAATTATTTGTCGTCAATGAAACGGTGCTGTCCAATCATATCACTCAATTCATGCTACGAGGTGAGCGAAGGGATAACAAACAGCAACGAGTAGCCATTAACGTGAGATGTTTTGTAGGTAGATTTGTCATCAGCTATCGTTTGCCTAGAGAAAGAATTTACCTGAGGCATGATATCGCAAGCTGTGAAGCTTTATACCAAGAAATATGTTCATAAGCTCTTGTTTCTGAAAGTTATGAAACATCATGTATAGGATTTGACATGGCTTCATGACATGACCTCGGCACGGCATTATTTCAACATTTACAAATCGAGAACTCATGAAGCGAGGGGGCTCAAGTGTGATAACCAGACTGCCAGTCCATGAGAGCTTGTTCAGTCTTATAACCATCAACCACCTTCTAGCAGTCCGAGTGAGCAATAAGCAGGACCTGCCTAGTCTAACCACGGTGCCGGAGCTCATGCTTGCCCCTTCAGCGGGCTTCGCACAGTCTGAAGACCAAATGGGCTTGACCACTGGCAAGCAGAGAGCACTCGTCGAGAGCCGAGAGCAAGCTGGATGACCCGGACGTGCACCTGCCTTTCTTGCAAGCCCTAGGTACGTACCTACTAGGATAGGAAAGAAGGTCAGCCACCGATTACACTAGGGCATTCTATTGTTTTCCCCACAAAATTGCAACCACCCCTCGCACCCTTTCCCTCGCACCTTTGTCCCACTCAACCTACTCgtcttcctctctctcctcttccacatcaacaacgcAACATGCCACAAGCCTCAAGTTCTTGATCCGGGCACTCTCTCAGCATCCGTCGTTCGTGGACCTGCTGTTTGCAGTGCCGAAGTGAGACATTCCTGTACTATCTCCTCGACGGAAAGGAAGATGCTGACGACTAGCCTGTCTCCAGACCACGACAGACAATGATTTGCCTCTCGTGTTTCCAAGAGATCATCATTCAAAAGAGCGACATCAACCAGATCATGCCGCGGATGGAGAAGCAAGCATTCTCCCGGCCATCGTTGCATTGCTGAACCCATCGCAACTCACAATGTCCTCCGGTGCTTGACGCACACCCTCGAGATGTGGACGCCTCGGAGCAGCGGGATCGACCTCCATCGCCTGGAGGCCAGGAAGAAGCTGATCAAAGAGTCCCAGCCAAAGTTGTGGGTCCCTCGGTACACTAGTCAGGTCCGAGGTGttgtgggaaggggaagccAGCTTGCCTCGCGGAAGTGGCGTGTACATGTACAAGAGGAGGACAGGATGATTTTGTGGTATTGTGTTAGAAAGTAGGAGCATCATGTATAATCGACTACCATCATTCACTTGGCCCTCTAGATCCTTCCACTGCCTTTCGTGATGTTTTGGATTGCTTGTTCTTTGTTGGACCTAGGTAATCGCCGAGTAGTGCCTAGAAAACATGCAGCACCCCACCGCTCCAAAGGCAGCCACACCACGTGATCGACTCAGGGGCCATTCATTTCCACGAACGCGCTATTCTGTTTCTCATCTCAACTTCACATCACCAGCCATCCATTCACCCACCATGAAGTCGCTTTTCTCATCCCGCCGCAAGCCGCCAGTTCAGATTCCCACTGATACGCAAGACCTTTTTGCTCATCTCCCGACTgaactcatcatcctcgtcctcgaacAACTCAACACCTCCAGCGACATCATCTCGGCCCTCCACGTCTGTCGCAACTGGCGTGACATTCTCCTCTCTCCAGAGATATGGCCCTCCATCGCCGACCGCCTGGTGCCAggcctcaccacccacatCCGCGAGAGAAATTGTTCAGTCAACCTCCATGCCCAGGCCAAGGTATTCCAGGCCGCCTtgaacctccaccacctctaccAGTCCGGGCTCTTTTCCTACGCTCGACACCACGTCGTGCGTGTAAATGATGGTTCTTTTACTCTTTCAAAGCAGGTCTCGGTCGAGTCGGGGGGTGTGCACTCCCTTGCTGAGGTCCCCGGTCTTGATCCGTTGTCGGAAGAGCTGCATGTAACTCACGTAAGACTTTACAGCCATGGGAGGATTGCCTGGTGGCCTGAGGCGTGGCACTTACCTTActttgcggtggtggatgattTGAGGGCtagagtgaggaggatgtttcTCTTTCCTGGGCAGGCTGAGCTCAGGGGGGAGGATCGGAGACGGGGGTGGAAGACTGCgttgggggagaagttgTTTGTTCTTGGGCAGGAGGACGcgggggtgtgtgtgtggcatttggagagggatgagATGAAGTTTGCGGAGCTGCCGGGGGGGTTTGACAGGTGTGttgtggatggggagaggttgttgTTCATTGGGCGGAGGAACGCCGAGGTTTGGCTGTGGGAGTGGGCAGGTGAACAAGGGGTGAGAGAGATTGATGTGGCGAGGGATGAACCTAGGTATGTGCCTGGGCCGGTGAGGATGGGTGGGCAGATTGTGCAAGGGTACCCGAGGCCGGCGCCgaagttggggttgaggtttCAGGATACGGATGTCAAGGTTGATTTCATTCTGCATCCGAACGACTGGAGGGTGATTTTTGTGGTGACGTGGGATGAGGCTGatttggtggtgagtgagTTTTATGAAGGGTGCATGAGGGCACGGATGGTATGCCCGCGCGAACATCTTGCGTATCGGGGGATGGTGAGATCGAGGACTGATAATGCGGTGCATTATCTGCGGACTGATAGATGTGATGGGCGTGGGGGATATGTTCTCATGACAgcttgggttggggaggagccgATGTGTGATGCTGGGCATAGGGGGAGCATAGTGTCTGTCTGCTTCAACGTCCACACCTCGGAGTTCAGCGCGCTTGTTCACCACGCATCATATCAACGAACGCCTGCTGCGCATCTCTGGGATGGCTTGCTGGCTGTCAGGGTGGCTGGAGAGGACCAAAATGGTCTTAAACCCGTCGTCGCACTTTTGAAGCCCTGTGATGCAGACGAGGGCAACGAGGCGACCTCACAACCGGGGAATCCGATGCCAGTACGCCTGATCAAGCAACCATCCAACACTATCACTCCAGTAGAGGGGAATATGACCTTTGTGAgtgaggatggcgagatTCGGCCGCGCGCACAGTCTCTCCATGGTATGGCACATGCTTTCGAGGCTGGCGGGGATGCCCGGCAAGCAGGCACAGATGCGATGAAAGCTGAGTGGCTGAGTGGAGATGACAAAACACTGGTTTATGTTGCCGGAAGGGATTATACGGTGTGGatgtttggggaggatggtattcccaaggagaagaaggaggttcGCCTGTGGAAGGAGAGGTTCAAGAACGCCATTGCTAGCACGGGGCGTGGAACGAGGGCATAGTGAGATGTGTGAGATGATGGGACGGGAAGGTTTGGTTGGATAACTTCTCGATTTGCATATTCGTATGGACTTCAATCTTTAGAATAAAAATAGGCTCTCCCGCCTTCAAGAACGAACCTTTCTCGAGACCATGGCATTCCAAGAGCAGGGCATTTCAATGTCTTCTGTTCCATGGTGGTGATAATGTGACAGCTGCAGCAAGCGACACTCTTTGGCACTGTCAATGCTCCGCAGGCTTATTAAAGCGGGACCGAGTTTGACCCTTCGACGAAAATTTGCTGGCCACAATTCATCGGACCAATACCCACCATATGCCCTGATCCTCCTGCTCGATTCTGGGTGTACCTTCCTTCCTGATTGTGATTTCTCGTCCGGGCACCAGGCTGCTGAGGAATGGCGTGCCCGTCGTTACACCCGACTACTCTGCCATCGGCAAGTGTGCGTGTCTGGGCACGGACCTGGTGTTTGTAAAAATTCTGAACGATGGCGGTGTTGCTTTATCTCGGACAGAACCCCTTGGTTTATAACTCGCCTGCGGATGTCTCCATCTATCCGAACCTTCTCACTCAGATCAGTTGCCTGGAGACCATCACATCAAGACACTCGCGTCTACGACAATGATGCCTGCCATGACAGTGTTGATCTTTTGAAAGTCCACGCTATTGCCGTTCAAATAGGTATCTACCTGTAAGCGGGAGTTTCCACGGACACCAGCAAGAAATcccacaaaccccccacACGTTCTTCAACCGATAGAACCGACCGTCATTCTCGCCATCCGCAAGTAAAGTGTGTCATCTTGGTATAGACGGTCAGGGCCGCGAAGAATTGCAAGGTGCTACTTCTCTCGACGGGTAGAGACGGCTCGATCTGTGGCACGCCCTCGTTATCAGCGGTTTGGAGCTTCCACAGAAACCTTCTCAGAGTCATGACAGCATCTCGGAGATGCGAGAAATTTGTCATGTGGTTGAAAGAGTCATCATCGCAAGGCACCATCTTATCCACTCGTCCGTGCCTTACTTGTCTGCCCTGGCTTTCCTGTCAACCGAAACTCTTTAGGTCTGGGTTCCTTGGTGGTTCATGATCACCGTTTGAGCAAGTAGATTCGTGATCTAATGAGGCAAAGTGCTCCGTAATAAAGATTAGATATGACCATGAGAGGAAGCAACTGCCCTGCGTCTCTgcaaccacacacacccaaaTGACGGAGTTACTATAGCCACCCCGGGCCTGGATCAAGTCTGCCAGTGGCCACCGGGGGTTAGTGGCTCATGCCTGGACCCGTGCGTTCCTCCCTAGTCTCTCGCCCTTGCCCACACACAACTATGTTAGGAAATTGGAAAATCTCGTACCTTAGATTTCCTTCCACCTCCGCTTCCTGTTCCTCCAAACGTTTTACCGCTTCATCTGCCTTCTCCTGCCTCCTCGTTGAAATTCGTGTGTTCCTTCCAGAGATCACCAAAGTAAAACCTTTGTCTGAGAGGATGTGGCCGAGCTCCACGATGAattgttcttttcttcagtTCCCCAGAATATCTCGCCATTAACAAGATGCCTCGCAATCGTCACGGGATGGCCTTCTCTCTGCCAGAGCCAGTCGAGATTCCGGTCTTGCACGCTGTGCTCGTGGTGTTGCCTCGGCAGTCTGCTTTCTCCAAGAGCCAGAGAGAATACATCATTGCTCAAGGACAGGCTGGCCGTGGGTTTTAGTACCTATTAAGTTGTTTTCTTCTGTCTCTACCGTAACACATCAAGCCTTCTTCTGGGACTGATTCAATGGTTAGATTGGATGCTTGACGTGCTGCTCGCCCACTTCTTCGACATTCCCCCTATGGACGCCAAGACCTGGTACCTCTATATTCAGCGCTTCATCGAAAACTAGATATAGGTTCTGCTGTGTTGAGGTTTCGATTGGTCCACTGCTAATCAACCATGGACGACCTAGAATACCTCCATGTTGACGACGCTGAACCCACCTTGTCGCTTCAGGGAGGTTATTCCACACGACACAATCCTTGAATTTTCAAGCCCTCTTTTGTACCAATCAATTGGCCGTGCTCTCGTCTAGAGCTATCCTCGGCAGTCGCCGTGCATGGCTGTCTGCAATTGAAATTGTGTTCTTCTCGGTAGGTGGAAGGCTTTGCATTGACGCTTTTCCCTTGGCTCCGACTAATCCCTAGTAACAGGGAATTGGCACAAATGGCTCCAATCCTGCAATCAAACTTCCGTCCCTGATAGGTTTGGCCATTTCTGCGTCGCATGGCAGACCGATCCTGCCACACAGACCGAACCTTGCCATGCCTTGCCGACCCTGCCTGCGAACCGACCCTGGGTTATGAACTAGGTACCACTTCCTACATCTGCAGGTATGATTCCGTCTTGATCTGGCCCATCCTGAGGATCGAAAACTTACCACAATCCCTGTTTGTGACAGATTGTGCTTGAAAGGTTGCAAACAAGGCTCGCACCTTCCCATCAACGCGAACTGCGCTGTGATTCTGATCTCTAGTAGGTTACCAGTCCTCCCCACTTTGGAGCGTCATAAGACTGTCAACTGACCTTTGTTTGTGCATAGAAACGAAAGGAAGCAGGTTATGCGTATGCACTATGCCGTGCCAGCGTGGGTATCTCAGTCTCTGGGGCCCCAGCACGCATAATTGGTCGTCCCGGACAGTTTTCCCTCTCAAGGCCATTGCCGTTTGAAGCCCTGTGAGTGCACATGGGAGAACCCTGGATGATCGACGAGGCGCGAGTCTGAACAGCAAGGTCACCGGCGTTTGTGggcgacaacgacaacaacaagaacaagtgACGGGCATAGCCCAAAGGGGTCTTGTCAACGTTCGACACCGCCCATAATCAAAAGTCAGCAACCGAGACCTATGTCGAGCCCGAGCGCATGGCCTGTCCCTCCAAGCTTCATATGCAAGTCCGCCGGTCGGTCTCGTGTTGTTCAGCTTGGGTTGTTGACCAAGATAGAGCGTTATTTCTCTCTCGTACTCACCCGAAAGATCTTTCCCGCAGAGTGCCCAGCCCGGCGACATCACGTTGCCCTGGCTGGTGCCCTCAACGCCGAATACATCGAGCCCTCCGAAGTCATGCGGATGGACAAAGCAGCCATCCAAGCATTAGAACTCCTCCGCAACTCGCGGTGCGTTGGTTGGCATGCAGTGGTGGAAGACATGTTTTTCGACGGTCTGGCTGCAAGTGATGGAAAAGTCGTCCTTTTTCGACGTGGGATCCGGAGAGCTGGCGTTGGCTCACGAAGAATGTCCTCCAGCCGATGACGAACCGGGAGGAgatcaacctccaccacgaCGCGGTGGAGATTCTGTGTGGCGACGAAGATGTGTTCCGGAAGCTGAGAGATTGGTTGAAGGGGTTCGAGAGACCTGTGTTGGACTTCTTTGCCATCAAAGCCGTAGTGGCTGAGACCTCTGGCCAACTGCTCAAAGGAACAGTGTTCCTTGACGGTGGTCTTGGAACCACCCTCGAAACAATCCATTGCGTTAAGTTCTCCGAGTCGACGTCCCTGTGGTCTTCCCACCTTCTTTTGACGGGTTTGCACTTTGCAGAGGTGGCGCAGAACACGACCATGCCTGCAGGACTGTTGCATTCTTGTGATCGGTCGGCTAGTCACCGGCACAGAGGCCAGGGCTCTTCAAGGCATGCCCGTCAAGGAGATGGTGAGTCTTGGTCCTAAGCCCCCGCCTTCAACCATGCTGTGAAACTGACAGTCGTATTTCAGGATGTAGATTTTGACCGTGGCTCATCTGTGGGCACATCTGCTTTCCCCTTCTGAATTCTCCAAGGTCTTATGGACGAGCAAGTGCGAAGCGTTGAGCGCCGAACACACCACCTAGGCAACTGTCCAGTCAGCACCGTCGAACATGGCACCCCCGAACAGGCTGTCAAAATTGCAGCGTGGTTGCCGGACCCTACAACAGCCAGCAAGTCAATTCGTTCTGGCAAAGTGTCGGACCTTCGGTCGCAGAAGGGCTAGCCATCAGCAGATCGGAACATCAAGGCTACTCTACTGCTTTCAAGTTTGTGTCGAGAACCAAGTCTGCTGCAAAGGATTTACTCCGGCGCGTACTGATATTACCATACGCGAATTACCGCAGTTCACTTCGAATCGTTCCTGCGGAGCGTTGCCAATTCCGTACGAACAAGTACAACATGCTTTTATCGATGAGATGCTCAGGCATCACCGCGAGGCCAACCTCATGCAGCACCTACTCGACCAAGTCCCTCAGACGTCAACCTTTCAGAACGACGACACGATTGCGCGCGGCAAACAATTGCAGCTGAGAGAGCTCCGACTTAAGGTTGAGTCGCGTGTTCGATTGCGTCCACCTTGAGCTTCTGCTGGCCAGCAAGACGGGTTTTGGGAGCCTCACCGGAGTCACCCAAACGTTACCCATCCAGAACCGTGACGTGCTCGGTGAGACATTGGCACAGGTCCACTGTTCTTGTCATCTGCAAACTACGAGTTGACCTTTTTCGCAACGTTCAACGTTCTCAGAGCCCCCAGCTCTTTGGCATCCCAGCAGGCATGAACATAGGTGAGACCCTTCCAAGAGTCAACTTCAAATTGTTTCTCAGACACTGATTGTGCTTCCGCATCAGGCAATGAAAACCTGTTTGAGCTTCCACTGAGATGGGGAGGTCCAGTCCTACGGCCACCGACCGGACCAGTCATCTTTGTTGATCCACCGTCGCCCGATCATACACCTTCGAGGCCACCGGAGATGCGACCCCAGTCTCTTTGGGGTTGTGACACACCGACTGACTGTGACGATCAAGACAACCGCCAACGAGGGCAACAGCAAGTCGGAAGATCAACGCCGTCCATCTACCTATGGCATGTTTCCTTGTGTTTGCTATCCCACCGCTCACCCAGACAATCGCCAGTTCTTCATCGACGGTGTATTCCTGCAGACACAGGAATCCAATTCCCTCTTCAAATGGGATTCACGAACCCCTACATGTCGCATTGTGCCGTAACATGCCCCCAGGGACTTTGTCGCCCCATTGTTAGTTCTGGAGCAGACTCCCTTTTGAGTATCGCTACTTAACATCGCTTTCGAGCATCCTTTCGAGCATCCTTTCGGGTATCTTTTCGACCATCCTTTCAAGCATCCTTTTTAGCATTCTGTTCAAGTATCCTTTCAAGCATTCTTTTCAAGCATTTATTTGACAATTATCTCTTTTCGGGCACACAAAATTCTCAAACCCACCAGGCCTTCGTCCAAGTCATTTCCTAGGGAGTCAATATCGACCATACCTTTCCGCGCTCTACAGGGGCATTGGAGGATCGCTCCAGCAGTCTCGATCCGAATGCTTATATTTCAACAAGAATTGGGGAGCATGCAGCGGCTCTGCAAGATTTGTGTTTGTGGTTCAGGCACACCACCGGTTTATCGCCGGTGGGGGCACCACCGACAAGATGAT from Podospora pseudopauciseta strain CBS 411.78 chromosome 3, whole genome shotgun sequence encodes the following:
- a CDS encoding hypothetical protein (EggNog:ENOG503P793; COG:S); the encoded protein is MKSLFSSRRKPPVQIPTDTQDLFAHLPTELIILVLEQLNTSSDIISALHVCRNWRDILLSPEIWPSIADRLVPGLTTHIRERNCSVNLHAQAKVFQAALNLHHLYQSGLFSYARHHVVRVNDGSFTLSKQVSVESGGVHSLAEVPGLDPLSEELHVTHVRLYSHGRIAWWPEAWHLPYFAVVDDLRARVRRMFLFPGQAELRGEDRRRGWKTALGEKLFVLGQEDAGVCVWHLERDEMKFAELPGGFDRCVVDGERLLFIGRRNAEVWLWEWAGEQGVREIDVARDEPRYVPGPVRMGGQIVQGYPRPAPKLGLRFQDTDVKVDFILHPNDWRVIFVVTWDEADLVVSEFYEGCMRARMVCPREHLAYRGMVRSRTDNAVHYLRTDRCDGRGGYVLMTAWVGEEPMCDAGHRGSIVSVCFNVHTSEFSALVHHASYQRTPAAHLWDGLLAVRVAGEDQNGLKPVVALLKPCDADEGNEATSQPGNPMPVRLIKQPSNTITPVEGNMTFVSEDGEIRPRAQSLHGMAHAFEAGGDARQAGTDAMKAEWLSGDDKTLVYVAGRDYTVWMFGEDGIPKEKKEVRLWKERFKNAIASTGRGTRA